One [Clostridium] saccharolyticum WM1 DNA segment encodes these proteins:
- a CDS encoding MerR family transcriptional regulator, translated as MKKYSIGEVSNRLGLSRDTLRFYEKKGIIQPEKQKNGYRTYTYEDIKKLSSIMFYRRLNFSIEDIGRILYKSSFPSYCSMIQEKIAEEKLQVEKHRQSLIHLTHLQKHYKNVEKFLNRYDLRPMPPYYQMPDNHFINQTGIADLCYICQEYRIQDHGADRGKEFFMIAEDTASIMKLKQALNSYPLLKQDRCVYTVVASDSLVLESQAVLNAADWARKHGFHSMGLAYSSHLLSCAFKDIAKENQDIKADTPIHYMEVYLPLQE; from the coding sequence ATGAAAAAATACAGCATTGGAGAAGTATCCAACCGGTTAGGTTTAAGCCGGGATACCCTTCGATTTTATGAAAAAAAAGGGATCATTCAACCGGAAAAGCAAAAAAACGGCTACCGAACCTATACATATGAAGACATTAAAAAGCTTTCAAGCATCATGTTTTACCGCAGACTGAACTTCAGCATCGAGGATATCGGCCGGATCTTGTATAAAAGCTCCTTTCCCTCCTACTGTTCCATGATTCAGGAAAAAATAGCCGAGGAAAAGCTGCAGGTAGAAAAGCACCGGCAGTCCCTCATCCATCTGACCCATTTGCAAAAGCACTATAAAAATGTGGAAAAATTCTTAAACCGTTATGACCTGCGGCCCATGCCGCCTTATTACCAGATGCCGGATAACCATTTCATCAACCAGACAGGCATCGCCGATTTATGCTATATCTGTCAGGAATACCGGATTCAGGACCATGGTGCGGACCGGGGAAAAGAATTTTTTATGATTGCAGAAGATACCGCCTCCATTATGAAATTGAAGCAGGCATTAAACAGCTATCCATTGCTGAAGCAGGACCGCTGCGTTTATACCGTAGTCGCCTCGGACAGCCTTGTCTTAGAGTCACAGGCTGTCTTAAACGCTGCAGACTGGGCAAGGAAACATGGATTTCATTCTATGGGCCTGGCCTACAGCAGCCATTTATTAAGCTGTGCTTTTAAGGATATTGCAAAGGAAAACCAGGACATAAAAGCAGATACACCCATTCATTACATGGAAGTGTATCTGCCGCTGCAGGAATAA
- a CDS encoding phosphoribosylformylglycinamidine synthase, translated as MSVRRVYVEKKTAYAVKANELKEEITGYLGIHTVTGVRVLIRYDMEALSDDVYGLALTSVFSEPPVDEVYEEVFPKKEEDVVFTVEYLPGQFDQRADSAEQCVKLLKEDEEPVIRSATTYVISGTLTEAQAAEIKSFCINPVDSREAEEQKPETLTAVFEPPADVKVFDGFKELAEEALKELYESLNLAMTFQDFYHIQNYYKNEEQRDPSMTEIRVLDTYWSDHCRHTTFQTELTDVTFRPGYYQKPMEDTYRQYLEDREAVLKGKNGRYVCLMDLALLAMKKLRMEGKVEDLEESDEINACSIVVPVLIDGEEEEWLVNFKNETHNHPTEIEPFGGAATCLGGAIRDPLSGRTYVYQAMRVTGAADPTRPLNETLKGKLPQRKIVTGAAGGYSSYGNQIGLATGYVKEIYHPDYVAKRMEIGAVLGAAPRKNVIRKTSDPGDRIILLGGRTGRDGCGGATGSSKVHTEASIETCGAEVQKGNAPTERKIQRLFRREEVSRIIKKCNDFGAGGVSVAIGELADGLRIDLDKVPKKYAGLDGTEIAISESQERMAVVVDPKDADRFLSYAAEENLEAVEVAVVTEEPRLVMSWRGKTIVDISRPFLDTNGAHQEASVIVEVPQREGGAFVRKEIPDVRETWLKLLSDLNVCSQKGLVEMFDSSIGAGSVFMPYGGKYQMTETQAMVAKLPVLHGKTDTVTMMSCGFDPYLSSWSPYHGAVYAVLSSVARIAAAGGDYRKIRFTFQEYFRRMTDDPARWSQPFSALLGAYSAQIGFGLPSIGGKDSMSGTFQDMDVPPTLVSFAVNVGDGRHIISPEFKKAGSRIVIFRIDKDAYDLPVYREVMKGYEALFEDICAGRILSAYAVEGHGICEAVSKMAFGNRMGVKIGTNVDPGDFFQAGWGNILCEVPEERLGELTVSCAVIGEVTDTGVFEYGSISIEIDEALKAWSKPLEDVFPTESGAERLAVPEMLYDTKDIYVCRNKVARPNVFIPVFPGTNCEYDSAKAFERAGANVVTKVFRNLTAQDIRESVEQYRREISKAQIVMFPGGFSAGDEPDGSAKFFANLFRSQGIKEEIGKLLQERDGLMLGICNGFQALIKLGLVPEGVIGPQRADSPTLAMNTIGRHISKMVYTKVVTNKSPWLSGAELGGIYCNPASHGEGRFVANEEWIRKLFENGQVATQYVDDKGCPTMDECWNPNGSYLAVEGITSPDGRILGKMAHSERRGETVAINIYGEQDMKIFESGVKYFQ; from the coding sequence ATGAGTGTAAGAAGAGTGTATGTTGAGAAAAAAACAGCCTATGCCGTAAAAGCAAATGAATTAAAGGAGGAAATCACAGGCTATTTAGGTATCCATACGGTGACCGGTGTGAGGGTGCTGATCCGCTACGATATGGAAGCCCTGTCCGATGATGTATATGGGCTGGCTCTTACCTCTGTTTTCTCAGAGCCACCGGTAGATGAAGTGTATGAAGAAGTTTTCCCGAAAAAGGAAGAAGATGTGGTTTTTACCGTTGAATATCTTCCTGGGCAGTTTGACCAGCGGGCCGATTCCGCAGAGCAGTGTGTAAAGCTGTTAAAGGAAGATGAGGAGCCTGTGATCAGATCCGCGACTACTTATGTGATATCCGGTACTCTTACAGAAGCTCAGGCAGCAGAGATTAAATCCTTCTGCATTAATCCGGTAGATTCCAGAGAAGCGGAAGAACAAAAGCCGGAAACCCTTACAGCGGTGTTTGAACCCCCGGCAGACGTGAAGGTTTTTGACGGTTTTAAGGAGCTTGCGGAAGAGGCATTAAAGGAATTATATGAATCATTAAATCTTGCTATGACTTTTCAGGATTTTTACCATATCCAGAATTATTATAAAAATGAGGAGCAGAGAGATCCGTCCATGACGGAAATAAGGGTTTTGGATACTTATTGGTCGGATCATTGCCGTCATACCACGTTCCAGACGGAATTAACGGATGTGACTTTTCGGCCAGGATACTACCAAAAGCCCATGGAGGATACCTACAGGCAGTACCTTGAGGACAGGGAAGCAGTCTTAAAGGGAAAAAACGGCAGGTATGTATGCCTTATGGATCTGGCTCTTCTGGCAATGAAGAAGCTTCGCATGGAGGGAAAGGTGGAAGATTTAGAGGAGTCCGACGAGATCAATGCCTGCAGCATTGTAGTCCCGGTTCTCATCGACGGTGAAGAAGAAGAATGGCTGGTAAATTTTAAAAATGAAACTCACAATCATCCTACGGAAATAGAGCCTTTCGGCGGTGCGGCCACCTGCCTTGGAGGAGCCATCCGGGATCCTCTTTCCGGCCGTACCTACGTTTACCAGGCCATGCGGGTGACCGGGGCGGCAGACCCTACAAGGCCTTTGAACGAGACATTAAAGGGAAAACTGCCTCAGAGAAAGATCGTGACCGGTGCTGCAGGCGGCTACAGCTCCTATGGAAACCAGATCGGCCTGGCTACCGGCTATGTAAAGGAGATCTACCATCCGGATTATGTTGCAAAGAGAATGGAAATTGGAGCCGTGCTGGGTGCTGCCCCAAGAAAGAACGTCATCCGGAAGACTTCAGATCCGGGAGACAGGATCATTCTCCTTGGAGGACGTACAGGACGTGATGGATGCGGCGGGGCCACAGGCTCATCCAAGGTTCATACAGAAGCTTCCATTGAAACGTGCGGTGCAGAGGTACAAAAGGGAAATGCGCCCACAGAACGGAAAATACAGCGATTATTCCGCAGGGAAGAAGTGAGCAGGATCATTAAGAAATGCAATGATTTTGGTGCCGGCGGCGTGTCGGTTGCCATAGGGGAGCTGGCAGACGGTCTGCGGATTGATCTGGATAAGGTGCCGAAGAAGTACGCAGGACTTGACGGAACAGAAATCGCCATTTCCGAGTCTCAGGAACGCATGGCTGTAGTGGTGGATCCCAAAGATGCCGACCGTTTCCTGTCCTATGCGGCTGAGGAAAATTTAGAAGCTGTGGAAGTGGCTGTGGTAACAGAAGAACCAAGGCTTGTGATGAGCTGGAGAGGAAAGACCATAGTAGACATCAGCCGTCCGTTTCTGGATACCAACGGAGCCCATCAGGAAGCTTCGGTAATTGTAGAGGTTCCTCAAAGAGAAGGGGGCGCTTTTGTAAGGAAGGAGATCCCTGATGTCAGGGAAACCTGGTTAAAACTGCTTTCCGATTTAAACGTATGCTCTCAGAAGGGGCTTGTGGAAATGTTTGACAGTTCCATAGGGGCAGGAAGTGTGTTCATGCCTTATGGAGGCAAGTACCAGATGACGGAGACACAGGCCATGGTTGCAAAGCTTCCGGTGCTTCATGGAAAAACGGATACTGTTACCATGATGAGCTGTGGTTTTGATCCCTATTTGTCAAGCTGGAGCCCTTACCATGGCGCGGTTTATGCGGTATTGTCCTCAGTTGCCAGAATCGCCGCGGCAGGCGGTGATTACAGAAAAATCCGTTTCACCTTCCAGGAATATTTCCGCAGGATGACAGATGATCCGGCCCGCTGGAGCCAGCCGTTTTCCGCCCTTCTTGGGGCTTACAGCGCCCAGATTGGATTTGGACTTCCTTCCATCGGAGGAAAGGACAGCATGTCAGGAACCTTTCAGGACATGGATGTACCGCCGACCCTAGTCTCCTTTGCTGTGAATGTTGGGGATGGCAGGCACATCATCTCACCGGAATTTAAGAAGGCGGGCAGCAGGATCGTGATATTCCGGATTGATAAAGACGCCTATGATCTTCCGGTATACCGTGAAGTCATGAAGGGGTATGAAGCGCTGTTTGAAGATATCTGCGCAGGGCGCATTTTGTCCGCTTATGCCGTTGAGGGCCATGGAATCTGTGAGGCAGTAAGTAAAATGGCCTTTGGAAACCGGATGGGTGTAAAGATCGGAACCAACGTGGACCCGGGAGATTTCTTCCAGGCCGGCTGGGGAAATATCCTGTGTGAGGTTCCGGAAGAAAGGCTTGGGGAGTTGACGGTTTCCTGTGCCGTCATCGGTGAAGTGACTGATACAGGCGTATTTGAATATGGCAGCATCTCCATAGAGATTGATGAAGCGCTGAAAGCATGGTCAAAGCCTTTGGAAGACGTGTTTCCTACAGAATCAGGAGCAGAAAGGCTGGCTGTGCCGGAAATGCTTTATGATACAAAAGATATTTACGTTTGCAGGAACAAGGTGGCAAGGCCTAATGTATTCATTCCCGTGTTCCCTGGTACCAACTGTGAGTATGACAGCGCAAAGGCTTTTGAGCGGGCGGGAGCCAATGTAGTGACGAAAGTCTTCCGGAACTTAACGGCACAGGACATCCGGGAATCTGTGGAACAATACCGGAGGGAAATATCAAAGGCTCAGATCGTTATGTTTCCCGGAGGATTCTCCGCAGGCGATGAACCTGACGGCTCTGCCAAGTTTTTTGCCAATCTATTCAGAAGCCAGGGGATCAAGGAAGAGATTGGAAAGCTGTTACAGGAAAGGGATGGCCTTATGCTGGGAATCTGCAACGGTTTCCAGGCCTTGATTAAGCTGGGCCTTGTACCGGAAGGAGTGATCGGACCGCAAAGGGCGGATTCTCCTACACTGGCGATGAATACCATTGGCCGCCATATTTCCAAGATGGTGTATACGAAAGTGGTCACAAATAAGTCTCCGTGGCTCTCTGGGGCAGAATTAGGCGGGATTTACTGCAATCCTGCCTCACACGGGGAAGGGCGGTTTGTGGCAAATGAGGAATGGATCAGAAAGCTGTTTGAAAATGGACAGGTAGCGACCCAATATGTGGATGACAAGGGCTGCCCTACCATGGACGAATGCTGGAACCCTAACGGGTCATACCTGGCAGTGGAGGGCATTACAAGCCCGGACGGGCGGATTCTTGGGAAGATGGCTCATTCCGAACGCAGGGGAGAAACAGTGGCAATAAATATTTACGGAGAGCAGGATATGAAGATATTTGAATCTGGTGTAAAATATTTCCAGTAA